From a region of the Gordonia sp. PP30 genome:
- a CDS encoding DUF2339 domain-containing protein, producing MSSAPDPIEVAARIDDDLHAISARLSKVTGDVAELREALAGLATRPATAPEPEQLEPEQQAEPEPRAATEPQAEPRPTLQYATAFAPPPGTPIAPPPAAPPIPTPLVPPPYAGPQPAAPFPPYPGAPSPVHPYGPAWPAPPVRAPRDTGSVIGRVLAVAGAAITLIGVVLLLVLAAEAGLLRPEVRVAGGAVLAAVLAGAGIWVGRRPARRPAASALVATGVVTALFCVMAAANIYHWLPMIAALVLSGTVVAGGLGVAAAWKDQWLGVTAGVALILFSPFLTHGFTMTLAVFLLVYAAASLAVQIGRNWCALFAVTTVAATLPIVGLAVQLHAGTSTQFAIVACLTAALGVASACLLVRTSSLPLLVALIGLLPVLPLLISGYRLGGTTAGIILGVTAAVLLALAAGGTGLPGANRGVRIAWLAAGVVTGVIAVAVAFGVDGFTLALLGTAAVLAVSDRAAGDLALPVRIAATVVLAVGLVAIAVPGATAMFVRDGLGTTDRIVLVIGSLLALVALGMVTWSWLPSAKSASTVLIVIAGLVSLLVTNVFCVAVGTAVTGGSLNGYRAGQMCATIGFVAAGAVALTWARRLRHGDRTLALTAGLLVIAVAVAKLFLFDLAALGGFFRVLVFIVVGLVLLGLGVVYAQSLPEDDPSADCPTGPIPVLHGR from the coding sequence ATGAGCTCAGCACCGGATCCGATCGAGGTCGCCGCGCGCATCGACGACGACCTGCACGCCATCTCCGCCCGCCTGTCGAAGGTCACCGGCGACGTCGCCGAACTCCGCGAGGCCCTGGCCGGACTCGCCACGCGGCCCGCGACGGCCCCGGAACCCGAACAACTGGAACCCGAACAACAGGCTGAGCCGGAACCGCGGGCGGCGACCGAGCCGCAGGCCGAACCTCGGCCCACCCTGCAGTACGCGACCGCCTTCGCGCCGCCGCCCGGTACACCGATCGCACCGCCGCCCGCCGCGCCGCCCATCCCGACTCCGCTGGTTCCGCCTCCGTACGCCGGACCTCAGCCGGCCGCGCCCTTCCCGCCGTATCCGGGCGCTCCGTCTCCGGTGCATCCGTACGGCCCGGCCTGGCCCGCTCCCCCGGTGCGCGCACCCCGCGACACCGGCAGCGTGATCGGCCGGGTGCTGGCCGTCGCCGGTGCCGCGATCACCCTGATCGGCGTGGTTCTGCTGCTAGTGCTGGCCGCGGAGGCGGGTCTGCTCCGCCCCGAGGTCCGGGTCGCCGGCGGTGCCGTGCTGGCCGCCGTCCTCGCCGGCGCCGGGATCTGGGTTGGCCGCCGTCCGGCGCGCCGTCCGGCCGCGTCGGCCCTGGTCGCCACCGGCGTGGTGACCGCGCTCTTCTGCGTCATGGCGGCCGCGAACATCTATCACTGGCTGCCGATGATCGCGGCGCTCGTACTGTCCGGGACCGTCGTCGCCGGCGGCCTCGGCGTCGCCGCGGCCTGGAAGGATCAGTGGCTCGGGGTGACCGCGGGGGTGGCTCTGATCCTGTTCTCCCCGTTTCTCACGCACGGCTTCACCATGACCCTCGCGGTCTTCCTGCTGGTCTACGCCGCGGCCTCGCTGGCCGTCCAGATCGGCCGCAACTGGTGCGCGTTGTTCGCCGTCACCACGGTCGCGGCCACGCTGCCGATCGTCGGGCTCGCGGTGCAGCTGCACGCAGGGACGTCCACCCAGTTCGCGATCGTGGCCTGTCTGACCGCGGCCCTCGGTGTGGCGTCGGCCTGTCTGTTGGTGCGGACCAGTTCGCTCCCCCTGCTCGTCGCGCTCATCGGCCTCCTTCCGGTTCTACCCCTGTTGATCAGCGGATACCGGCTCGGCGGGACCACCGCCGGGATCATCCTCGGCGTCACCGCCGCGGTGTTGCTCGCGCTCGCCGCGGGCGGCACCGGCCTGCCGGGCGCGAACCGCGGCGTCCGGATCGCGTGGCTGGCCGCCGGCGTGGTGACCGGGGTGATCGCGGTGGCCGTCGCGTTCGGCGTCGACGGCTTCACGCTCGCGCTGCTCGGGACGGCCGCGGTCCTGGCCGTGTCGGACCGCGCTGCCGGCGATCTCGCCCTGCCGGTGCGGATCGCGGCCACCGTCGTCCTCGCCGTCGGGCTGGTGGCGATCGCCGTGCCGGGCGCGACGGCGATGTTCGTCCGGGACGGGCTGGGCACCACCGACCGGATCGTTCTCGTCATCGGTTCGCTGCTCGCGCTGGTCGCCCTCGGCATGGTCACCTGGTCGTGGCTGCCCTCGGCGAAGAGCGCGTCGACCGTGCTCATCGTCATCGCCGGACTGGTGTCCCTGCTCGTGACCAACGTGTTCTGCGTGGCGGTCGGCACGGCGGTCACCGGCGGGAGCCTGAACGGCTACCGGGCGGGCCAGATGTGCGCGACGATCGGCTTCGTCGCGGCCGGCGCCGTGGCGCTGACGTGGGCCAGGCGCCTCCGTCACGGCGATCGCACCCTGGCCCTGACCGCCGGACTGCTGGTGATCGCGGTCGCGGTCGCCAAGCTCTTCCTGTTCGATCTCGCCGCACTCGGCGGGTTCTTCCGGGTGCTGGTGTTCATCGTGGTCGGTCTGGTGCTGCTGGGTCTGGGCGTCGTCTACGCACAGAGCCTGCCCGAGGACGACCCGTCGGCCGATTGCCCGACCGGCCCGATCCCGGTACTGCACGGTCGCTGA
- a CDS encoding wax ester/triacylglycerol synthase family O-acyltransferase, which yields MEYMPVTQSMFLVAETRDQPMHVGGLQLFIPRDGQSPAELAEEVHARFVAATGVQPLFRKRPASPASVMGLTAWQHDDEIDVDYHVRRIVLPRPGEIKNLLRYVSLNHGALLDRNRPMWEVHIIEGLRDGRIALYTKIHHSLADGVTALRILQRSLTTDPDDRSGTSFWDPALLRRRRPRKPTTPSGLLSKVTGTIGSAVGLADDLIGLGPAAAKVAIAGVFDKDFVAPMQMAPVTALNVTIGSARRFAAQDWPTDRLRDVARRHGVTFNDVLIAMCAGALRRYLHDHHELPDSTLTACLPVSLHGEGDGDGNAITAILVRMATDIDDPAARLREIRASSSSAKNIVRGLKPIQSLALGAANAWPLAFATVPGFVKYTPHGFNLMISSVPGPDMPLYWNGARLDGCYPVSIPMDGLAMNITITTVGGKANFGIIGARAQLPSLQRILDHLDTALLELEDIAPIGA from the coding sequence GTGGAGTACATGCCGGTGACGCAGTCGATGTTCCTCGTCGCCGAAACGCGCGACCAGCCGATGCACGTCGGCGGCCTGCAACTCTTCATCCCCCGCGACGGGCAGAGCCCCGCGGAACTGGCCGAGGAGGTGCACGCACGGTTCGTCGCGGCCACCGGCGTGCAGCCGCTCTTCCGCAAACGCCCCGCCAGCCCGGCTTCCGTCATGGGCCTGACCGCCTGGCAGCACGACGACGAGATCGACGTCGACTATCACGTCCGCCGGATCGTGCTGCCCCGTCCGGGCGAGATCAAGAACCTCCTGCGGTACGTGTCCCTCAACCACGGCGCGCTCCTCGACCGGAACCGGCCGATGTGGGAGGTGCACATCATCGAGGGCCTGCGCGACGGCCGCATCGCCCTCTACACCAAGATCCACCACTCGCTGGCCGACGGCGTCACCGCGCTGCGCATCCTGCAGCGCAGCCTGACCACCGATCCGGACGACCGCAGCGGCACGTCGTTCTGGGACCCCGCACTCCTGCGGCGCCGCCGCCCCCGGAAGCCGACGACCCCGTCGGGTCTACTGAGCAAGGTCACCGGCACCATCGGCTCGGCGGTCGGCCTCGCCGACGACCTGATCGGCCTCGGCCCGGCCGCCGCGAAGGTCGCGATCGCCGGCGTGTTCGACAAGGACTTCGTCGCCCCGATGCAGATGGCCCCGGTCACCGCGCTCAATGTGACGATCGGCTCAGCACGGCGCTTCGCCGCGCAGGACTGGCCCACCGACCGCCTGCGCGACGTCGCACGCCGGCATGGCGTCACCTTCAACGACGTCCTGATCGCGATGTGCGCCGGTGCGCTGCGCCGCTACCTGCACGACCACCACGAACTCCCCGATTCCACCCTCACCGCGTGCCTGCCGGTCTCCCTGCACGGCGAGGGCGACGGCGACGGCAACGCGATCACCGCCATCCTCGTCCGGATGGCCACCGACATCGACGACCCCGCCGCTCGGTTGCGGGAGATCCGCGCCTCGTCGTCGTCCGCCAAGAACATCGTGCGCGGCCTCAAACCGATCCAGTCGCTCGCGCTCGGTGCCGCGAACGCCTGGCCGCTGGCCTTCGCGACGGTGCCCGGCTTCGTCAAGTACACGCCGCACGGCTTCAACCTGATGATCTCCAGCGTGCCCGGCCCCGACATGCCGCTCTACTGGAACGGCGCCCGTCTCGACGGCTGCTACCCGGTGTCGATCCCGATGGACGGCCTGGCGATGAACATCACCATCACGACGGTCGGCGGGAAGGCCAATTTCGGCATCATCGGCGCACGCGCCCAGCTGCCGAGCCTGCAGCGCATCCTCGACCATCTCGACACCGCCCTGCTCGAGCTGGAAGATATCGCGCCGATCGGCGCCTGA
- a CDS encoding wax ester/triacylglycerol synthase family O-acyltransferase: protein MQYMPVTESMFLIGETRDQPMHVGGLQLFIPRDGQTAAELADELHDRFEAATEFQDAFLRRPAGSVAGYLAWQHTDEIDFDYHVRRIALPRPGEIKDLLRYVSLNHGTLLDRSKPMWELHIIEGLQDGRLALYSKVHHSTVDGVTALRMLQRCLNTDPEDRTGTAFWDARLRRRRRNRAPKPEKNLFTKVTDTVGTVVRTADDIVGMAPAAAKVAVSGMRNKDFVPPMKAAPKTMLNVPIGAARRFAAQDWPTERIRAAARRHGVTVNDVILAMCSGALRAYLSDHDALPGESLTAMVPVSLHDAESEGNNVTAILARLATDLPAPADRLREIRASTASAKNVVRGLRPLQQLALGAANLWPLAFSPMPGGLDLSPQMFNVVISNVPGTDEQLYWNGARLDGCYPASIPVEGQAMNITITSVSGKTAFGITGARAQLPSLQRMLDHLETALGELEVIDPIDD, encoded by the coding sequence ATGCAGTACATGCCGGTGACCGAGTCGATGTTCCTCATCGGCGAGACACGCGACCAACCGATGCACGTGGGCGGGCTCCAGCTGTTCATTCCGCGCGATGGCCAGACGGCGGCCGAACTGGCCGACGAACTCCACGACCGCTTCGAGGCCGCCACCGAGTTCCAGGACGCGTTTCTCCGCCGGCCGGCCGGCAGCGTCGCCGGCTATCTCGCGTGGCAGCACACCGACGAGATCGACTTCGACTACCACGTCCGGCGCATCGCGCTGCCCCGCCCCGGCGAGATCAAAGACCTGCTGCGCTATGTCTCGCTCAACCACGGCACGCTGCTCGACCGCTCCAAGCCGATGTGGGAACTCCATATCATCGAGGGCCTGCAGGACGGCCGGCTCGCCCTCTACTCCAAGGTCCACCACTCGACGGTCGACGGCGTCACCGCGCTGCGCATGCTGCAGCGATGCCTCAACACCGATCCCGAGGACCGCACCGGCACGGCGTTCTGGGACGCCCGGCTCCGGCGGCGCCGCCGGAACCGGGCGCCGAAGCCGGAGAAGAACCTGTTCACCAAGGTCACCGATACCGTCGGCACGGTCGTACGCACCGCCGACGACATCGTCGGCATGGCCCCCGCGGCGGCCAAGGTCGCCGTCTCCGGCATGCGGAACAAGGACTTCGTCCCGCCGATGAAGGCCGCTCCCAAGACGATGCTGAACGTCCCGATCGGCGCCGCTCGCCGCTTCGCCGCACAGGATTGGCCCACCGAACGCATCCGTGCCGCCGCCCGCAGGCACGGCGTCACGGTGAACGACGTCATCCTGGCCATGTGCTCGGGCGCCCTGCGCGCATACCTGTCCGATCACGACGCCCTGCCCGGCGAATCGCTCACCGCGATGGTTCCGGTCTCCCTGCACGACGCCGAATCCGAGGGGAACAACGTCACCGCGATCCTGGCCCGGCTCGCCACCGACCTGCCGGCCCCGGCCGATCGGCTCCGCGAGATCCGCGCGTCCACCGCGTCGGCCAAGAACGTGGTCCGCGGGTTGCGCCCGCTGCAACAGCTGGCCCTCGGCGCGGCCAACCTCTGGCCGCTGGCGTTCTCCCCGATGCCCGGCGGACTCGATCTGTCCCCGCAGATGTTCAACGTGGTGATCTCCAATGTCCCCGGAACCGACGAGCAGTTGTACTGGAACGGTGCTCGGCTCGACGGCTGCTACCCCGCGTCGATCCCGGTCGAGGGGCAGGCGATGAACATCACGATCACCTCGGTCAGCGGCAAGACCGCCTTCGGGATCACCGGCGCCCGCGCCCAGTTGCCGAGCCTGCAGCGCATGCTCGACCACCTGGAGACCGCGCTCGGCGAACTCGAAGTGATCGACCCGATCGACGACTGA
- a CDS encoding ElyC/SanA/YdcF family protein — MRRRLGTLALWLVIVVEAVVIGSSAWAVAVSRGRVVDAGEVPPGAPETVIVLGAKAGAGEPGVYLRNRLDVALELYREGRVDRIIASGNDADDAGNEVRVMRDYLQAHGVRAADIVDDPLGLNTAATCRRSAEEFGVRRALIVTQNFHVARAVGLCRAAGIDVTGVIAPCRGCTRLSLARNFLREALGSRPRAVVDSLIG, encoded by the coding sequence GTGCGGAGACGACTCGGAACACTGGCGCTCTGGCTGGTGATCGTGGTCGAGGCCGTCGTGATCGGCAGTTCGGCGTGGGCGGTGGCCGTCTCGCGCGGCCGGGTGGTCGACGCCGGCGAGGTTCCGCCGGGGGCGCCCGAGACGGTGATCGTTCTCGGCGCCAAGGCCGGCGCCGGTGAACCCGGCGTCTACCTGCGCAATCGGCTCGACGTGGCGCTGGAGCTGTACCGGGAGGGCCGGGTCGACCGGATCATCGCCTCCGGAAACGACGCCGACGACGCCGGCAACGAGGTCCGCGTGATGCGCGACTACCTGCAGGCGCACGGGGTCCGGGCGGCGGACATCGTCGATGACCCCCTCGGTCTGAACACCGCGGCGACATGCCGCCGGTCGGCCGAGGAGTTCGGGGTGCGGCGCGCGCTGATCGTGACGCAGAACTTCCACGTCGCGCGGGCCGTCGGACTGTGCCGGGCCGCCGGGATCGACGTGACCGGGGTGATCGCGCCGTGCCGCGGATGTACGCGACTGTCGCTGGCGCGCAACTTTCTGCGGGAGGCTCTCGGCTCGCGGCCGCGAGCCGTCGTGGATTCCCTGATCGGCTGA
- a CDS encoding NDMA-dependent alcohol dehydrogenase translates to MKTKAAVLRGVNQEWQIEEVELGDPVAGEVQVKLASSGLCHSDHHLRTGQSPAPMPVVGGHEGAGVVTKVGPGVTRFAEGDHVVTAFIPACGVCGPCSRGQQNICDEGAGLLTGLSISDKTHRVTNAAGEGFTQMCLLGTFSPYITVNQASLVKIEDDIPLREAALLGCGVATGWGSATEIGGTKVGDTVVVVGIGGVGINAVQGAKAAGARYVVAVDPVKFKRDMAEKLGATHTFASMEEALPTVGEITWGTMANTVVITVGEIKGEYIAPALAMTGKGGQVVVVGMGDFQAMDVKLNLFELTLLQKRVQGAIFGGAGPRTQVPKLLNEYRAGQLNLADLVTQTYRLEDINKAYDDMLEGNNIRGMIVYDEADW, encoded by the coding sequence ATGAAGACGAAGGCGGCGGTCCTGCGCGGCGTGAATCAGGAGTGGCAGATCGAGGAGGTGGAACTCGGCGACCCGGTGGCCGGCGAGGTCCAGGTGAAGCTGGCCAGCTCCGGCCTCTGCCACTCCGATCATCACCTGCGCACCGGCCAGAGCCCGGCGCCGATGCCGGTGGTCGGCGGCCACGAGGGCGCCGGAGTCGTGACCAAGGTGGGGCCGGGGGTGACGCGGTTCGCCGAGGGCGACCACGTGGTGACCGCGTTCATCCCGGCGTGCGGCGTCTGCGGCCCCTGTTCCCGCGGTCAGCAGAACATCTGCGACGAGGGCGCAGGTCTGCTGACCGGGCTGTCGATCTCGGACAAGACGCACCGCGTCACCAACGCCGCGGGCGAGGGGTTCACCCAGATGTGCCTGCTCGGCACGTTCTCGCCGTACATCACGGTCAACCAGGCCTCGCTGGTGAAGATCGAGGACGACATTCCGCTGCGGGAGGCCGCGCTGCTCGGCTGCGGCGTGGCCACCGGCTGGGGCAGTGCCACCGAGATCGGTGGAACCAAGGTCGGCGACACCGTGGTCGTGGTCGGTATCGGCGGGGTGGGCATCAACGCGGTGCAGGGCGCCAAGGCCGCCGGTGCGCGGTACGTGGTGGCCGTCGACCCGGTGAAGTTCAAGCGCGACATGGCCGAGAAACTGGGCGCCACGCACACCTTCGCGAGCATGGAGGAGGCGCTGCCGACGGTCGGTGAGATCACCTGGGGCACGATGGCCAACACCGTGGTCATCACCGTCGGCGAGATCAAGGGCGAGTACATCGCCCCCGCGCTGGCGATGACCGGGAAGGGCGGCCAGGTGGTGGTCGTGGGCATGGGCGATTTCCAGGCGATGGACGTCAAGCTCAACCTGTTCGAACTCACCCTGCTGCAGAAGCGCGTGCAGGGGGCGATCTTCGGCGGTGCCGGTCCGCGCACCCAGGTGCCCAAGCTGCTCAACGAGTACCGCGCCGGTCAGCTCAACCTGGCCGACCTCGTGACGCAGACCTACCGTCTCGAAGACATCAACAAGGCGTACGACGACATGCTCGAGGGCAACAACATCCGCGGCATGATCGTCTACGACGAGGCCGACTGGTAG